The segment GAACGATCCAGTATGTCGCAAGCAGGATTTTCATATATACAACCCCTTTCCTCTTTGTCTCTTTATTCATATTTCAAGAAATAAAACAAGTATAGGCTGTTACCTGTAAAATCGTGGTACTTTTCAAAAAAATCCATATTTTACCCATAATATTTGTCCAAACTTCTTTGTATTTTGCACATATGCTATTTTGTAACTTCCGAGATATTCGAAAGGAGGTGAAATAAATGCCTATTGCATTACAAGCCTTTACAAACACAACTAACACTGTCCGAATTGCAGATTCCGCTACAGCTCCTGGACCTGTAGTAACTGTAGGGCCTCAAATTCCGTTAGTTGATGGAAACAGCTCCTACATTTGGTCTCCTGTCAGTGTATCGGGACAAACTGTGACATTCCGCAGTGTCTTTTCATTAGGTGCTCCGCTGTTGGGTATAGCTTTGCCATTAACAGTATTTTATGCGTATGCTGGGAACCAAACTGTTTCAGTTACAGGAACACTGCAAGTGCTCGATGTATTAGGTGTGATTGTCCTTACAATTCCTTTATTTTCAGGTGATACGAACTTAGGAAACCCTTTAAATGTAAGCACAATTGCAGCTGATACTTTACTTGCAGCAAGCATTCTTGGCGGAACAATAAATATTACAATTGATGCTGTTGTGACAGCACCTATCACGACTCCTTACGAACCTGTTAACACAGGTCGTTATCTAGGTGAAATCACTGTTCAAACAATTGTCTAAAACTTAAAAAATTAAATGATAGATTAAAAACTAGGAGGTGAAAAAATGCCAATCGTTTTACAAAGTTATACAACTCCAGCCAATACTACGATTGTCGCAAATACTGCTGGCGGAACATTTCCACAAATACCAGTTGTAGTAACACCATCTGCCACTGCCCCATTCATTGACGGAAGCAATGCTTATATTTGGGCACCAAATAGTGCAGCGAACCAAACAGTAACCTTCGTAAGCAGATTTACTTTTCCATTGGGTCTTTTAAATGTCGCTTTACCAGTCAGCGTTAACTATGCTTTTTCTGGAACGGAAACAGTCATCGTTAGCGGAGTCTTAGAGGTCGTTAACCTATTAGGCATTGTTATTGCAACAATACCGGTGTTTACGAACGTTGTGAATGCAGGTGGTCCTTTAAGTGTAGAAATTGCATCCGGCGATGCCCTGCTTGCCTTGCAGCTTCTTGGCACTAACGCAGTTTTGACTATTACTTCAACAGTAACATCAGGCGCAGCAGGCACTGGAAATTATTTAGGACAAGTTACGGTTAACGAAGTAATCGCACTTTAATAGACTCTTGGTTTAAGCCTCCCATTAGTGGGGGGCTTTTTATTAGTAAACCAATCAGATTCATGTACATTTTTTCTATTAAAAAGGATTGTTGCCTAGAACATGCTGGACGGACATGCATATGTTATAGAGATTCTTCATTACAGGCTTTACGAGAGGTGAGAAATGAAAGTATTGACTATATTGGGGACAAGACCAGAGATCATCCGTCTTAGTTTAATAATCGGCAAACTCGATCAATTGGCAGATGAACATATCCTTGTGCATACAGGACAAAACTTCACTTCGTCTTTAAGTGAAATATTTTTTCTCGAAATGGGAATAAGAAAGCCAGATTATGTGCTAAGTGAAAAGCATCAGTCATTGGGAGAACAGCTTGCCGTCATATTCAAAGAATTAGAACTGATATTGAACAAAGAGAAGCCGGATAAAGTGTTGGTACTCGGCGATACAAACAGTGGTTTAAGTTCTATTTTATCCGAAAGAATGGGCATTCCTGTCTATCATATGGAAGCTGGGAACAGATGCTTTGATCTTGAAGTTCCAGAAGAAAAAAACAGGAAACTAATTGACAGTGTCTCTAGCTTTAATTTACCTTACACGCCACAAAGCAAGCAGAATCTTCTGCAGGAAGGATTTCCTTCAAACAGAATTCTTGTGACTGGAAATCCCATTTACGAGGTATTGCTTCATTATGGCGAACGAATCGATTCCAGCGGCATTTTAGATAAACTATCTCTTAAAGAGCAGGACTATTTCCTTGTGACGACACATAGAGCAGAAAATGTCGATAATAAAGATCGGTTAAAGGAAATTATTACTGGCATCAATTCAATCGCAAAATTGTATAAAAAGAGGATAATATGCAGCATACATCCTCGCACGAGAGCTCGTATAGAACAAAACAATGAGCTTAAGATTGACCCTTTAATTGAATTTTATGAGCCATTTGGATTTTTTGATTTTGTAAAGCTAGAAAAAAATGCACTATGTGTGCTTACTGACAGTGGAACTGTCCAGGAGGAATGCTGCTTATTCCATGTGCCCACTGTAACAATCCGCAAGACTACAGAACGAATGGAAACAATTGAATGTGGAAGTAATATCCTTTCTGGTCTGAATGGTGACCAGATTATAAGCTGTGTAAAGTCAATGGTTAATCAATCAAGAAAATGGTCTTTCCCTGATGGTTATGACCATGTAAATGTTTCAGATAAAATAGTAAAAATCGTATTGGGAGGAATGGAAGTTGTTTGAAAATAAAAAGATTTTAATTACAGGTGGAACAGGTTCATGGGGACATGAGCTAGTGAAGCAGCTGCTGAGTGAAAATCCAGAGGAAATTCGCATTTTTTCTAGGAATGAATCGGTACAATTCATGATGAAACAAGAGTTTGACAATCATCCTAAGCTTCATTTTATTATTGGTGACATAAAAGAAAAAGAAACCTTAATGGATGCATGCCAAAATGTCGATTACTTATTCCATTTAGCAGCATTAAAGCATGTGCCAATCTGTGAACACCAGCCCCTTGAAGCATTAAAAACAAATGTTATCGGTACACAGAATGTCATAGATGCTGCGATTGCACAAAATGTCCACAAAGTCGTCTATATTTCAACAGACAAAGCTTCTGACCCATCTAATTTCTACGGCTTATCAAAAGCGATGGGAGAAAAATTAATCATTCATGCGAACACACTTAATACAGATACGAAATTCGTCTGCATTCGTGGCGGTAATGTGCTCGGAACAAATGGAAGTGTTATCCATGTCTTCAAAAAGCAAATTCGGGATAAACAGACAGTCGGCATCACAGATCTTAAAATGACAAGATTCTTTTTGACAGTACAAGAAGCTATAAAGTTGGTATTTAAAGCTACATTTGAAAGCTATGGCGGCGAAATCTTTGTCATGAAAATGCCTGCATGCCGAATTATCGACTTAGCAGATGTAATTGTTGAGCTTTCACAAGTCGAAAATGTTAAGACAGAAATACTCGGAATCCGCCCAGGGGAGAAAATTCACGAGCTATTGCTTTCCAAATATGAGTGTACTACAACATGCATTTATGATGAGGAATATTATGTCATCTTGCCATCCATTCATATTGATGGGTTAAAAGAGCATTATGCAGCTTGCTCTCCTGTTGACCTGGATGAATATAATTCCAGCATCGGCTTAATCAGCAAAGAGGAAATCAAGGAAATGCTATCGAAAGGCGGTCTTATCTAAATGAAGCTCTTAGTCCTTGGTGGCAAAGGGATGGCAGGACATGTAATGGTGGAATATTTCAAAAAAAATCCGAAATATAAAGTCTATTACACATCAAGGGATAAGCAAGATAAAGATTGTATTTATCTTGAAGTGACAGATCTGATTACATTAGAGAAAATTATTGACTCTATAAAACCAGATATCATCATTAACTGTATCGGCATCTTGAACGAAGAT is part of the Niallia taxi genome and harbors:
- a CDS encoding polysaccharide biosynthesis protein, translating into MFENKKILITGGTGSWGHELVKQLLSENPEEIRIFSRNESVQFMMKQEFDNHPKLHFIIGDIKEKETLMDACQNVDYLFHLAALKHVPICEHQPLEALKTNVIGTQNVIDAAIAQNVHKVVYISTDKASDPSNFYGLSKAMGEKLIIHANTLNTDTKFVCIRGGNVLGTNGSVIHVFKKQIRDKQTVGITDLKMTRFFLTVQEAIKLVFKATFESYGGEIFVMKMPACRIIDLADVIVELSQVENVKTEILGIRPGEKIHELLLSKYECTTTCIYDEEYYVILPSIHIDGLKEHYAACSPVDLDEYNSSIGLISKEEIKEMLSKGGLI
- the wecB gene encoding non-hydrolyzing UDP-N-acetylglucosamine 2-epimerase gives rise to the protein MKVLTILGTRPEIIRLSLIIGKLDQLADEHILVHTGQNFTSSLSEIFFLEMGIRKPDYVLSEKHQSLGEQLAVIFKELELILNKEKPDKVLVLGDTNSGLSSILSERMGIPVYHMEAGNRCFDLEVPEEKNRKLIDSVSSFNLPYTPQSKQNLLQEGFPSNRILVTGNPIYEVLLHYGERIDSSGILDKLSLKEQDYFLVTTHRAENVDNKDRLKEIITGINSIAKLYKKRIICSIHPRTRARIEQNNELKIDPLIEFYEPFGFFDFVKLEKNALCVLTDSGTVQEECCLFHVPTVTIRKTTERMETIECGSNILSGLNGDQIISCVKSMVNQSRKWSFPDGYDHVNVSDKIVKIVLGGMEVV